CGCCAGGGTGGCGCAGGCCCCGCACGGGCAGTCGCGCCGGAGCTTGTCGAACGGATAGATGGAGCCGTGGTTGTCGCCCCACGTCACGCCCACCGCGTAACGGCCCACCAGGTGCACGTCCTTGGGGGCGTTGGGATCGGGCTGACCGAGCAGCGGCAGGATCAGCTTCTTGTTCACGCCCCTCCTCC
The nucleotide sequence above comes from Candidatus Methylomirabilota bacterium. Encoded proteins:
- a CDS encoding gamma-butyrobetaine hydroxylase-like domain-containing protein, with translation MNKKLILPLLGQPDPNAPKDVHLVGRYAVGVTWGDNHGSIYPFDKLRRDCPCGACATLATLTETMAWPTEIKRADAGLGVVWADGHQSLYPYPELRALCRCAGCTGGH